AGCGTGAGTGGATAAGCCTGTAATCTCGGCTAAATGTTCTGCCATGGGCGTCATGATAGCGGGTACCCCGGTCAAATTGGTGACCACTGCCACGCAAGTGGATACGAAGGTAAGTAGACTAATATTCACAAACGCCGCCCCGCTTTCAAAGGGCACGGCACTGGTGAGTTTGTTTACCAAAATGTCTCCCAAACCGGAATAAGCGGTAATGGCACTCAAACCAATCACACCTGCGGCAAAAAATAACGTGCCATACTGAATGTCTTTATCAATGCACTCTTTACTGGTTAAGCCTGACTTTGGCCATAAGCAGACAATGGCGGCAATCAAACCAATCCAACCGGGAGAAATATGGTGTATAGCATCGGTAAACCAGAAAGCAAAACAAACACACAAGACCCACAGCAAACTCTTTTCCAGCTTAGTCATGGTACTTTGTTGATCTATCTTAGTGAGATTTTTGTCTGGGTCTTGATCTGGAAATAGCCACAATATAATGCTGGTAATCAGTACCAGTTTGCCCAATCCGAGTACCGGGAAATGCAGGATGAGATATTGCCAATATGACACAGGTGAGTCGTACAAGGCTTCCAGCATACCAGCCAATAACATATTGGGCGCGTTGGCAGGTAAAATGGTAAAAGCCGGTAAAAAGGTGCCAAACGCCGCTGCTAATAACATGCCGGTACGACCATTAGCCTTTTCACCATAACCAAAATGGTCTGCTAAGCTGGCAACAATGGGAATAATGAGGACTACACGTCCTACACCAGATGGAATTAAGAAAGCCAACGCCATAGCAAACAAAGCAATTTTAATGATGGTGCCACGATAACTGTTACCCAGAATGCGTGTTAGTAAGAAGGTCGCCCTTTTATTTAATCCCGTGTGTTTAATGGCCGCGCCAAAAACCATTCCGCTGAACAGGAGCCAAAAAGTCGAAGAGTGAAAACCAGCGAAGGTCACCTGATTTGGGGCCAATTGGGTTGCCGTGGTAA
The window above is part of the Marinomonas sp. THO17 genome. Proteins encoded here:
- a CDS encoding SLC13 family permease, giving the protein MSQNTESSIMKNSLKTRLKQSWPLYGIIMATVILVTISHGYLSWQQSLTAGLLFVCIALWATSLVPAYLPALGLFAFTTATQLAPNQVTFAGFHSSTFWLLFSGMVFGAAIKHTGLNKRATFLLTRILGNSYRGTIIKIALFAMALAFLIPSGVGRVVLIIPIVASLADHFGYGEKANGRTGMLLAAAFGTFLPAFTILPANAPNMLLAGMLEALYDSPVSYWQYLILHFPVLGLGKLVLITSIILWLFPDQDPDKNLTKIDQQSTMTKLEKSLLWVLCVCFAFWFTDAIHHISPGWIGLIAAIVCLWPKSGLTSKECIDKDIQYGTLFFAAGVIGLSAITAYSGLGDILVNKLTSAVPFESGAAFVNISLLTFVSTCVAVVTNLTGVPAIMTPMAEHLAEITGLSTHAVLMSQVLAFSNVLLPYQAPPLITAMALGRLSISAVSKVCLLIFMLTCLILLPLNLLWWQFLGII